The Solibacillus sp. FSL W7-1464 genome contains a region encoding:
- a CDS encoding isochorismatase family protein — MPTTKPWESLLTETDRIVIEKGGYGQSRGLGKRPLLVIIDAQPNYIGADKPIEEQLEQWPSGGGDIAWKGIRKIEELKKHAAKNGIPVLFTRNVQKKSIQFDSFSTKAKRDQTKYIDGNPAADILECLAPNENDIVVDKSYASAFFGTPLISYLVKLKVDSLIIVGGSTSGCVRATAVDAVTHNYNVAIVEDAVFDRIDLSHKAALLDLWMKYCDVMTSEDIVEYFESLNVEKEEVR, encoded by the coding sequence ATGCCAACAACAAAACCATGGGAGTCATTATTAACAGAAACGGATCGGATTGTTATTGAAAAAGGCGGATATGGTCAAAGTCGGGGACTAGGAAAACGCCCACTTTTGGTCATTATTGATGCTCAGCCAAACTATATTGGCGCAGATAAACCAATTGAAGAACAACTTGAGCAATGGCCGAGTGGTGGTGGAGACATCGCATGGAAAGGGATCCGCAAAATTGAAGAATTAAAAAAACATGCTGCTAAAAATGGCATTCCGGTACTGTTTACTCGAAATGTACAGAAGAAGTCAATTCAATTCGATTCCTTCTCAACAAAAGCGAAACGTGACCAAACAAAATACATTGACGGTAACCCTGCAGCGGATATTTTAGAGTGTTTAGCACCAAATGAAAATGATATTGTGGTTGATAAAAGTTATGCTAGTGCATTTTTTGGAACGCCGCTTATTAGTTATTTAGTGAAACTAAAGGTTGATTCTTTAATTATTGTCGGAGGTTCAACAAGTGGGTGTGTTCGTGCGACTGCGGTTGATGCAGTAACACATAATTATAATGTTGCAATCGTTGAGGATGCAGTATTTGATCGTATTGACCTTTCACATAAGGCGGCGCTATTGGATTTATGGATGAAGTATTGCGATGTAATGACTTCTGAAGATATTGTAGAATATTTCGAAAGTTTAAATGTTGAAAAAGAAGAGGTGAGATAG
- a CDS encoding FAD-dependent oxidoreductase, which produces MSWDAEVDVIVVGGGGGGLVAAITAAQAGQQVALFEKTNLLLGNTAASAGMIPACNTRFQKDLGVEDTVEIMIGDIQKKNHYESDLEQVKAVAEISGPLVEWLNDSLTIEMSVITEFKYPGHTNYRMHAPPSRSGAELMKLLKKNALKYENLYILYQSELQEIITDDAGNAIGITVQTVDGLQQIKGQKIILATNGFGGNKEMVHEYIPEIADAMYFGYEANTGKGILAGKKIGAATSHLTAYQGHAAVNENTGLLVTWGTIMMGGFYINTEGKRFGNEAHGYSEFAKEVLKQPSQYGYIIYDQFIHEQLLSIEDYKQMDEMKAYKKADTIIDLAEKIQVDSGVFLETFENFNSQKDGHPDEFHRTSFEKKLEAPFYAIKVSPALFHTQGGLEINPSAQVLNDEKQVIGNLYAVGGCATGVSGKAAYGYMSGNGLLAAMGFGRIAGLHAVTELQQLSRGI; this is translated from the coding sequence ATGAGTTGGGATGCAGAAGTAGATGTAATCGTTGTAGGTGGCGGTGGTGGCGGTTTAGTTGCTGCTATTACAGCAGCTCAAGCAGGTCAGCAAGTAGCTTTGTTCGAAAAGACGAATTTATTACTCGGAAACACAGCAGCAAGCGCCGGAATGATACCGGCATGTAATACTCGTTTTCAGAAAGATTTAGGTGTTGAAGATACTGTAGAAATTATGATTGGGGATATTCAAAAGAAAAATCACTATGAAAGCGATTTGGAACAAGTAAAAGCTGTTGCTGAAATTTCAGGTCCTTTAGTCGAATGGTTAAATGATTCTTTAACTATCGAAATGTCTGTAATCACTGAATTTAAATACCCGGGTCATACAAATTACAGAATGCATGCACCACCATCACGTTCAGGTGCCGAATTGATGAAGCTCTTGAAGAAAAATGCTTTAAAATATGAAAACTTATATATTCTTTATCAATCGGAATTACAGGAAATTATTACAGATGATGCAGGAAATGCAATTGGAATTACCGTGCAGACAGTGGATGGGTTACAACAAATTAAAGGACAGAAAATTATTTTAGCTACAAATGGCTTTGGTGGAAATAAAGAAATGGTTCATGAATATATTCCTGAAATTGCAGATGCTATGTATTTTGGTTATGAAGCAAATACCGGAAAAGGAATACTTGCCGGTAAAAAAATAGGTGCTGCTACATCACATTTAACTGCCTATCAAGGGCATGCTGCCGTCAATGAAAATACTGGTTTACTCGTAACGTGGGGGACAATTATGATGGGTGGCTTCTATATTAATACCGAAGGAAAAAGATTTGGCAATGAAGCACATGGTTATTCAGAATTTGCAAAGGAAGTATTAAAGCAACCCTCTCAATACGGCTATATCATTTACGATCAATTTATTCATGAACAGCTCTTATCAATAGAAGATTATAAGCAAATGGATGAAATGAAAGCATATAAAAAGGCAGATACCATAATAGATTTAGCAGAAAAAATTCAAGTAGATTCAGGAGTATTCCTAGAAACATTCGAAAACTTTAATAGTCAAAAAGATGGGCATCCAGATGAATTTCATCGTACTTCTTTTGAGAAAAAACTTGAAGCACCATTTTATGCAATTAAGGTTAGTCCAGCATTGTTCCATACTCAAGGCGGATTGGAAATTAATCCTTCTGCCCAAGTCTTAAATGATGAAAAACAAGTAATTGGAAATTTATATGCAGTTGGTGGTTGTGCAACTGGTGTATCAGGGAAAGCGGCGTACGGATATATGTCAGGGAACGGTCTATTAGCTGCAATGGGCTTCGGTCGTATTGCAGGACTGCATGCAGTAACTGAACTTCAACAATTATCGAGGGGGATATAA
- a CDS encoding MmgE/PrpD family protein — translation MEDIIRFILEMKIEDVPPDIRRRAQFILLDSIGVMYYEKSEDEYEKVLWQGIQLVQDELDEGNSRAKGHPACHFLPSLLQIAKKKNASYDEVLLAFITGYEVGARFGEIITLKSNIHPHANWGILGGAAAIAKLENWDENKIKNALLLSAQFSFPTLWQSVLEGHEARNSLIGLVNVNLLFLPSLIQNGMSSSNETITEIFGSILGNNINLEKWNDDRTNFYIAATYFKFYSSCRFCHGPIDALKEAMLQQEIAIDEIVSIEVITYSSASKLNNQQPSNKFAGKFSIPYAIAQEIVTSTNGTLNDNTANEIARKVFVSTSDEINSLLPEIRLTRLIINLKNKEIIVEKKGAFGEEPISELEGLLKEKFQHQLLPYMTLEESSKLAEEILELRTLPYKLLI, via the coding sequence TTGGAAGACATTATCCGTTTTATTTTGGAAATGAAAATAGAAGATGTGCCTCCTGATATAAGAAGGAGAGCTCAATTCATATTATTGGATTCTATTGGGGTTATGTATTATGAAAAAAGCGAAGATGAGTATGAAAAAGTTTTATGGCAAGGAATTCAACTTGTGCAAGATGAATTGGATGAAGGAAATTCAAGAGCAAAAGGGCATCCGGCGTGCCACTTTTTACCATCATTATTGCAAATTGCAAAGAAGAAAAATGCTTCCTATGACGAAGTGTTGCTTGCTTTTATAACCGGCTATGAAGTAGGGGCAAGGTTTGGTGAAATAATAACACTGAAATCGAACATTCATCCGCATGCAAACTGGGGCATTTTAGGAGGAGCTGCAGCAATTGCAAAACTGGAAAACTGGGATGAGAATAAAATAAAAAATGCTTTATTATTAAGTGCTCAGTTTTCGTTCCCGACTTTGTGGCAATCCGTACTTGAGGGACATGAAGCGAGGAATTCTTTAATTGGGTTAGTAAATGTTAACCTGCTGTTTTTACCTTCTTTAATTCAAAACGGAATGTCTTCCAGTAATGAGACAATTACAGAGATCTTCGGAAGTATTTTAGGAAATAATATTAATTTAGAGAAATGGAACGATGACCGCACAAATTTTTATATAGCCGCTACATATTTTAAGTTTTATAGCAGTTGTCGCTTCTGTCATGGGCCAATTGATGCTTTAAAAGAAGCAATGCTTCAACAAGAAATCGCTATAGATGAAATTGTATCAATTGAAGTAATAACTTATTCTAGTGCTTCTAAATTAAATAACCAGCAGCCTTCCAATAAATTCGCTGGGAAATTTTCAATTCCATATGCTATTGCTCAAGAAATAGTAACTTCTACGAATGGAACATTAAATGATAATACAGCCAATGAGATTGCTAGAAAAGTATTTGTAAGTACTTCTGATGAAATAAATAGTTTATTACCAGAAATAAGGCTAACAAGGCTCATAATTAATCTGAAAAATAAAGAGATTATTGTTGAAAAAAAAGGTGCTTTCGGTGAAGAGCCAATCTCAGAATTAGAAGGACTATTAAAGGAAAAGTTTCAGCATCAACTTTTACCGTATATGACGCTAGAGGAATCTTCCAAACTTGCAGAAGAAATACTTGAGTTGAGAACACTTCCTTATAAGTTGTTAATTTAG
- a CDS encoding 3-isopropylmalate dehydratase large subunit: MGQTIIEKIVSNHAASKVFANDLTVVDVDFVMASDTTAPLAIKAFENMGGEKIWDSSKMALVIDHASPAPNQNIASLHDLMRQFAEEQNIKLYDIGDGICHQLMIENKHANPGQLILGADSHTCLYGAVGAFSTGVGSTDLAGAMMTGKTWIKVPETILIEINGELQPSVSAKDIVLYVVGKVGIQGATYDAIEYKGSTIEALSLDSRMTIASMSIEMGAKAGIIHTLGLKLDQEFEHILPDEDAIYKKVIQIDATKITPQIAIPHSPDNVRSINEVEEINIQQAFIGSCTNGRLEDLHAAAQILEGKHIHPKVRLLIAPASRQVFLNALADGTVQTLTEAGATFLPSGCGPCVGTHLGVPGNDEVIASSTNRNFQGRMGNRNSNIYLGSPAFVATAALNGKISNPQQYDGGISNEN; encoded by the coding sequence TTGGGACAAACAATTATTGAGAAAATCGTATCCAATCATGCCGCTTCAAAAGTATTTGCTAATGATTTAACTGTTGTGGATGTAGATTTTGTGATGGCATCTGATACAACAGCACCGTTGGCTATTAAAGCATTTGAAAATATGGGAGGAGAAAAAATCTGGGATTCTTCTAAAATGGCATTAGTTATTGATCACGCTTCCCCTGCACCGAACCAGAATATCGCTTCATTGCATGATCTAATGCGTCAATTTGCGGAGGAGCAAAACATTAAGCTTTATGATATTGGCGATGGCATTTGCCACCAATTAATGATTGAAAACAAACATGCAAACCCTGGGCAACTTATATTAGGGGCTGATTCGCATACTTGTTTATATGGTGCAGTTGGAGCATTTTCAACAGGAGTAGGTTCAACAGATTTAGCCGGAGCTATGATGACAGGAAAAACATGGATAAAGGTTCCAGAAACAATCTTAATTGAAATTAATGGTGAACTTCAGCCAAGTGTTTCAGCAAAAGATATTGTTTTATATGTTGTGGGCAAAGTCGGGATACAAGGGGCTACTTATGATGCCATTGAATACAAAGGTTCAACAATAGAAGCCCTTTCTCTAGATAGTCGTATGACCATAGCTAGTATGTCCATTGAAATGGGCGCAAAAGCAGGTATCATCCATACGTTAGGTTTGAAACTGGATCAGGAATTTGAACATATATTACCCGATGAAGATGCAATCTATAAAAAAGTAATTCAAATAGATGCGACAAAAATTACACCACAGATTGCTATTCCCCACTCGCCTGATAATGTGCGCTCCATTAATGAAGTAGAGGAAATCAATATTCAACAAGCTTTTATCGGTAGTTGTACGAATGGTCGACTGGAAGATCTACATGCTGCTGCTCAAATTTTAGAAGGTAAGCATATCCATCCGAAAGTTCGTCTGTTGATTGCTCCTGCTTCTAGGCAAGTATTTTTAAATGCATTGGCAGATGGGACCGTTCAAACTTTAACTGAAGCAGGCGCAACTTTCCTTCCATCAGGATGCGGGCCATGTGTAGGTACTCACCTAGGTGTTCCAGGAAATGATGAAGTAATAGCTTCTTCAACTAATCGAAACTTCCAAGGACGTATGGGTAACCGTAATTCAAACATTTATCTCGGTTCTCCTGCATTCGTAGCTACAGCCGCGCTTAACGGTAAAATTAGTAATCCACAGCAATATGATGGAGGTATATCTAATGAAAATTGA
- a CDS encoding 3-isopropylmalate dehydratase small subunit, with product MKIEGMAHVYGDNIDTDRIIPGKYTKTLDLQSLADHVMEDLDPDFSKKVKKGDIIVAGENFGCGSSREQAPLALKTAGISLIIANSFARIFFRNAINIGLPIIEVKDYNIQTGDMVAADLIDGVIKVNGQTFVGTKMPQVMVDILNDDGLVTYLKKHKAYHL from the coding sequence ATGAAAATTGAAGGTATGGCACATGTATATGGAGATAACATCGATACAGACCGTATTATCCCAGGTAAATATACGAAAACTTTAGATTTACAATCTTTAGCTGATCATGTGATGGAAGACTTAGATCCTGATTTCAGTAAGAAAGTTAAAAAAGGAGATATCATTGTCGCGGGAGAAAATTTTGGGTGTGGATCATCTCGTGAACAAGCACCACTCGCACTAAAAACCGCAGGAATATCTTTAATTATCGCTAATTCATTTGCCCGAATCTTTTTCAGAAATGCAATAAATATCGGGCTTCCTATAATAGAAGTAAAAGATTATAACATTCAAACAGGTGACATGGTGGCTGCAGATTTGATTGATGGGGTAATCAAAGTTAATGGTCAAACGTTTGTAGGGACAAAAATGCCACAAGTCATGGTCGATATTTTAAATGACGATGGACTAGTAACTTATTTAAAAAAACATAAAGCATATCATTTATAG
- a CDS encoding nucleoside deaminase, translated as MMDEKKYIDRLQQLLTDAIKQNGKPFAALIVINDEIVAEAINETHLTKDPTAHAELLAIQRGYKHLTKDQLPHAILYASGEPCQMCVTAAQYAGISRIVYYYNIEELKTVYPYESTICSLEISKQKPNKLLKHIQKSSL; from the coding sequence ATGATGGATGAGAAAAAGTATATTGACAGACTACAACAGCTTTTAACCGATGCAATCAAGCAAAATGGAAAGCCATTTGCCGCCCTTATTGTTATTAATGATGAAATCGTGGCCGAAGCCATTAATGAAACCCACCTCACTAAAGACCCTACTGCTCATGCAGAATTATTGGCAATACAACGAGGTTATAAACATTTAACAAAAGATCAATTACCACATGCCATCCTTTATGCTAGTGGTGAACCATGCCAAATGTGTGTCACCGCCGCACAGTATGCTGGCATCTCTAGAATTGTTTATTATTATAATATTGAAGAACTCAAAACCGTTTATCCATACGAATCAACTATTTGTTCGTTGGAAATTTCCAAACAAAAACCCAATAAATTATTGAAACACATTCAAAAATCAAGTTTATAG
- the gltD gene encoding glutamate synthase small subunit: MGKATGFMEFKREKVQEQRPLERLSNWGEYTSRLSDEKLQTQGARCMDCGTPFCHMGIEIRGTAAGCPIQNVIPEWNDLVYKGHWQEALERLHMTNNFPEFTGRVCPAPCEGSCTLAITDPAVAIKSIERTIIDKGFENGWITPRIPASRTGFKVAIVGSGPAGLAAADQLNQLGHSVTVFERSDRFGGLLMYGIPNMKLEKDVIERRVHLLSVEGIDFVANTEIGKDITKEQLQADFDAVILCTGAQKQRVLHLEGSDAGNIHLAMDYLTDVTKSLLDSDFADNQALNVEGKDVIVIGGGDTGADCVATALRQKCRSVYQFGKHPQQATTRTDETMWPKDPNIYTMDYAYAEADAKFGRDPREYCIQTTRIEKDSIGNVKALHTIQMEKILGEDGFHYFKELPGTEKVWPAQHVFVAIGFEGAEKETPEHFGVELTNNRIRASVKDYETSIPGVFAAGDARRGQSLVVWAIKEGRGVAASVHYYLSEVLVGDKY, translated from the coding sequence ATGGGAAAAGCAACGGGTTTTATGGAATTTAAACGAGAGAAAGTTCAGGAGCAACGACCACTAGAGCGTCTTTCAAATTGGGGTGAATATACAAGCAGGCTATCTGATGAAAAATTACAGACACAAGGTGCGCGCTGTATGGATTGTGGAACACCGTTTTGCCATATGGGGATTGAAATTCGTGGTACTGCAGCAGGATGTCCGATTCAAAATGTCATCCCTGAATGGAATGACTTAGTCTATAAAGGGCATTGGCAGGAAGCGTTGGAACGTTTGCATATGACGAATAATTTTCCTGAATTTACCGGACGTGTCTGTCCTGCCCCGTGTGAAGGGTCATGTACACTTGCCATTACGGATCCGGCTGTCGCAATTAAATCGATCGAACGTACAATCATTGATAAAGGGTTTGAAAATGGCTGGATCACACCGCGAATCCCGGCATCCCGAACTGGCTTTAAAGTGGCGATTGTCGGCTCAGGTCCTGCAGGTTTGGCAGCAGCAGATCAACTGAACCAGCTTGGCCATTCGGTAACGGTGTTCGAACGTTCTGACCGATTTGGCGGATTATTAATGTACGGCATCCCGAATATGAAGCTCGAAAAAGATGTGATAGAACGTCGTGTCCATTTATTATCTGTAGAAGGAATCGATTTCGTTGCGAACACAGAAATCGGTAAAGATATCACGAAGGAGCAATTACAAGCCGATTTCGATGCTGTCATTTTATGTACGGGAGCACAAAAACAACGAGTTCTTCATTTAGAAGGAAGCGATGCAGGCAATATTCATTTAGCAATGGACTATTTAACGGATGTTACAAAAAGCTTGCTAGATTCTGATTTTGCGGATAATCAGGCGTTAAATGTTGAAGGGAAAGATGTCATTGTAATTGGTGGTGGTGATACAGGGGCTGACTGTGTAGCAACAGCTCTCCGTCAGAAATGCCGTTCAGTATACCAATTCGGTAAACATCCACAACAGGCTACTACTCGTACAGATGAAACGATGTGGCCGAAAGATCCGAACATTTACACAATGGATTATGCTTATGCCGAGGCTGATGCGAAATTTGGCCGTGATCCGCGGGAGTATTGCATTCAGACTACAAGAATAGAAAAAGACAGCATTGGTAATGTAAAAGCACTTCACACAATTCAAATGGAAAAAATTCTAGGCGAGGATGGCTTCCATTACTTTAAAGAGTTGCCTGGTACTGAGAAAGTATGGCCGGCACAGCACGTATTTGTCGCAATCGGCTTTGAAGGTGCTGAAAAAGAAACACCTGAACATTTCGGAGTGGAATTAACGAATAACCGCATCCGTGCATCGGTTAAAGACTACGAAACAAGTATTCCGGGCGTTTTTGCTGCTGGTGACGCACGCCGGGGCCAAAGCCTTGTTGTGTGGGCAATCAAAGAAGGACGTGGGGTAGCTGCAAGTGTTCATTATTATTTAAGCGAAGTATTGGTGGGAGATAAATATTAA